GACCCTGCGTCGGGGGTAGGCGTCGTGTGGGGCTCGGTGCGTGGGTGGGCGGATGCGGCAGTCGCTGCCGGAGCCCGCCCGCCAAGTTCCTTTACAGGAGGGGTAGTTGGCCCTGTAGGGAGCTTGCCGCATTCCTGTGCCGTTGCGGCCGTCAGGGTCGCGAAGACTCCGCTGCACGCCTGCGCGGAAGCAGCGGGGACGCGCGGTACGGGTGAGTGTGCGTCGCTGTGTGCCGAGGGGCCCAGCAGCGTCGTGAGTACGGCAAGCAGGACAGCCAACACCGCTGCCGGGATCGGGCCGATCGCACTCAAGGCGGTGCGCGGGACGGTGCGCGAGGAGCGTGCCACGTTCCGTCCCCTTTTCCTGTCTATATCCGTGTTCGTGCTGGTGTCCGTGTTGGTGCTGGCCGTCGGCCCCTTCGGAGCCGTTCAGGGCCTCAAAGCCCGGCTGGGGAGTGGCAGCCAGGGCCTTGAGGCGGTCGGGAGGGGCAGGCCGAGGCCGGGTTCGGTCGGGCTGGGCCAGCCGTTGGGGCAGGGCAGCCGAGAGTGGCCGACCAACGGAGCAGGGAGACAGGGCAGGTGGGTCAGGTAGGGGCCGCCGGGCTACCGGGCAGGGCCGGCGTACCGATCGAGTGGGACAGAGTGGACGAGCCAGATGGACCGGACGCCTCCGGCGGCCAAGGTCGGTGGGTGACCGAGCGCGTAAGGCAGCGGGCAGGGGTGACGAGTGTCCTGCGGCAGAGGGGGGAGGTCAGGGTTCGATCAGGCCTGCTCTGATTGCGTAGCGCGTCAGTTCCAGGCGGTTGCGCAGGCCCAGTTTGTGCAGCAGGTTCGCTCGGTGCCTGTGGACCGTCTTGATGCTGATGAACAGCATTTCCGCGATCTCCTTGGACGAGTGGCCCTCCGCCACCAGCTTGAGGACCTCCTCCTCCCTCGCCGTCAGCACCTGGTCCGGCGGTTCCTCGCCCTGGCGTACTCGGTCGAGGTAGTTGCGGATCAGCGCGGTGACCGCTCCCGGGTACAGGAACGGCTCGTCCCGCATTGCCGCCCGGCACGCCGCGACCAGGTCCCGGTCGGCCACCGACTTCAGTACGTATCCGCTCGCGCCCGCCTTCAGCGCCTGGAAGAAGTACTGCTCGTTGTCGTGCATCGTCAGCATCAGCACGCGTACGCCGGGCTTCAGCGCGGCCAGTTCGCGGGCGGCCTGCAGGCCGGTCATCCGGGGCATCGCGATGTCCAGGACCGCCAGGTCGACCTCGTTCGTGCGGGCCAGGGCGATGGCCTCCGCCCCGTCCCCGGCCTCGGCGACGACCTCGAGGTCCGGCTCACCGTCGAGGATCAGCCGCACCCCTCGACGCACCAGCGCGTGGTCGTCCGCCAGGAGGATTCGGATCCTCGGTGACGTGGTGTCGGTTGTGGTGTCGGTCGTGCTCATTACTGCTTCCCGGGGGTGGGCGGGGTCGGCGACGTGGGCGGGGTCGAGGGAGTGGGCGTGGGCTGTGCCCGCGTTGGCACCTTCAGTCTGGCCCTCGTTCCTGCCCCCGGTCGTGACGTGACGTCCAGTGCCGCCCCGATGAACAAGGCCCGTTCGCGCATCCCGCGGATCCCCGCCCCCTCGTGGGCGATCCCGGTCCCCCGGCCGTCGTCCTCGACGGACAGCACGACCGCGCCGTCGGACCGGGACAGGCTCACCTCGACCCGGCCCGCGTCGGCATGCCGGGCCGCGTTGGTCAGGGCCTCCTGGGCCACCCGGTACAGGACCAGTTCCGCCTGCTGATCAAGCGGCGGCAGATCGGAGTCGAAGCGGCGTACCACCCGCAGTCCCGCGTGCGTGGCGAACTCCGTGGTCAGCGAGGTCAGGGCGCTGATCAGACCGAGGTCGTCCAGTACGCCCGGCCGCAGCCTGCGCACCAGGCGGCGTACTTCGTCCAGGCTCCCCCGGGTGATCTCCTGCGCCTGCTGCAGCTCGCCGCGCAGGGGTTCGTCCGCCCCGTCCGACGCCCGTTTGAGGGACAACAGGACCGCGGTCATGGTCTGGCCGACCTCGTCGTGGAGCTCCTGGGCGATACGGCGCCGTTCGGATTCCTGCGCGAGCAGCACGCGGGCGCTGCTGGCGGCCCGTTCCTGCTCCAGCCGTTCGAGCATGGCGTTGAAGGTGCGGATCAACTCGGCTGTCTCACCGCCGCCCTGCTCCGGCAGCCTGTGCCCGGGGCGCAACAGGTCGACCGTCGTCATCAGCCGGGTGAGCCGCTCCAGCGGGGCCAGGCCTATCCGCAGCAGGGCCGCGTTGGCGACCAGCATGACGGCCAGGCCTCCC
This Streptomyces sp. NBC_01283 DNA region includes the following protein-coding sequences:
- a CDS encoding HAMP domain-containing sensor histidine kinase — protein: MSLFWRIFALNAVVLGSATALLLWAPVTVSVPVVLTEAVILVGGLAVMLVANAALLRIGLAPLERLTRLMTTVDLLRPGHRLPEQGGGETAELIRTFNAMLERLEQERAASSARVLLAQESERRRIAQELHDEVGQTMTAVLLSLKRASDGADEPLRGELQQAQEITRGSLDEVRRLVRRLRPGVLDDLGLISALTSLTTEFATHAGLRVVRRFDSDLPPLDQQAELVLYRVAQEALTNAARHADAGRVEVSLSRSDGAVVLSVEDDGRGTGIAHEGAGIRGMRERALFIGAALDVTSRPGAGTRARLKVPTRAQPTPTPSTPPTSPTPPTPGKQ
- a CDS encoding response regulator, with amino-acid sequence MSTTDTTTDTTSPRIRILLADDHALVRRGVRLILDGEPDLEVVAEAGDGAEAIALARTNEVDLAVLDIAMPRMTGLQAARELAALKPGVRVLMLTMHDNEQYFFQALKAGASGYVLKSVADRDLVAACRAAMRDEPFLYPGAVTALIRNYLDRVRQGEEPPDQVLTAREEEVLKLVAEGHSSKEIAEMLFISIKTVHRHRANLLHKLGLRNRLELTRYAIRAGLIEP